A window of Hordeum vulgare subsp. vulgare chromosome 5H, MorexV3_pseudomolecules_assembly, whole genome shotgun sequence genomic DNA:
CGCGATGCGCACCATCCGGACGCGCTTCTCGGGGTACAAGAGTAAGCGTGGCATCGAGTACGCCGACACCGACGGCGACGGTtacgtcgacgacggcgaggtggacggcctcATCGAGTACGCGCAGAGGAGCCTCGGGCTCAGGATCGTCGCCTACTAGAGAGGAGTCAAGCTAGGTCTATTAAGGGAAGCTAGCTCCATATCTATCCATGCATGTTACCTGCTAGAATAAGCTTTGATCAATCGCCTGTACCTTCGCTTTCTTGTGTACTTATTGGCTAATCTGTGCCGACGTGTGTGTTTGTGATCTATCATGATGTATTTGCAGCGTGTGGCGCAGGCGGCCGGCAGGTTCGCCTTTGCCTACCAGGTTGCCGT
This region includes:
- the LOC123395576 gene encoding polcalcin Phl p 7-like, which translates into the protein MAIRNVTAATRSLDGDMTVDEFKEWLRRFDVDRDGRISRDELRCAMRTIRTRFSGYKSKRGIEYADTDGDGYVDDGEVDGLIEYAQRSLGLRIVAY